In a single window of the Elaeis guineensis isolate ETL-2024a chromosome 4, EG11, whole genome shotgun sequence genome:
- the LOC105043813 gene encoding 10 kDa chaperonin 1, chloroplastic, whose translation MASSILSVAKSFLHPSHPQAHPLPSLRASPTSHWRLPSSRKTALRFTAQKWEPSKVVPQADRVLIRLEELPEKSAGGVLLPKSAVKFERYLMGEILSVGADVAQVETGKKVLFSDISAYEVDLGTDAKHCFCRAGDLLAVVE comes from the exons ATGGCGTCGTCCATCCTCTCAGTCGCCAAGTCTTTTCTCCACCCCTCTCACCCTCAGGCCCATCCTCTCCCTTCCCTTCGCGCTAGCCCTACCTCTCACTGGAGGCTCCCTTCCTCGCGAAAGACCGCTCTTAGGTTCACCGCCCAGAAATGGGAGCCCTCCAAG GTCGTTCCGCAAGCTGATAGAGTCCTCATCCGCCTGGAGGAGCTACCCGAG AAATCCGCAGGTGGAGTATTGCTGCCAAAATCAGCTGTTAAATTTGAACGGTATCTAATGGGTGAG ATTTTGTCAGTGGGTGCTGATGTTGCCCAAGTGGAAACTGGAAAAAAG GTCCTTTTCTCGGATATCAGTGCATATGAG GTGGATCTAGGGACAGATGCCAAGCATTGCTTCTGTCGTGCAGGTGATCTTCTAGCTGTGGTTGAATAG
- the LOC105043889 gene encoding peroxidase 60, which produces MVSQITSFSLPTKTKSSTLAAILLALVVLNLSTTCHGTLQWGFYKGKCGRNNVEAIIRGIVTARFRRDPAIVAALLRMQFHDCFVNGCDASILLDGSSSEKTAPPNLSVRGYGIIDEAKAALEKACPGVVSCADIIVVAATRDAVALDGGLRYEFPMRRRDGKVSLASNVNLPSPSATVTQAFDAFKRKGLSTAEMVLLFGGHTVGVTHCAFVMNRLYNFKGTNEADPTMNPALVKELKLRCPANGASGNNTINLDQNRYSANKVDNSYYKQLMMKNGILEIDQKLALDSETKNLVSSQANGSNFPTLFNYALVEMGTIQVLTGTQGEIRKSCRAINKR; this is translated from the exons ATGGTCTCACAAATCACATCTTTCTCCTTGCCAACCAAGACGAAGTCCTCTACGCTCGCTGCCATCCTTCTTGCTCTTGTAGTGCTAAACCTCAGCACCACTTGCCATGGCACGCTGCAGTGGGGATTCTACAAAGGAAAATGCGGTCGGAACAATGTCGAGGCCATCATCCGAGGCATTGTCACAGCTCGGTTCAGGAGAGACCCGGCCATCGTTGCTGCGCTCCTTCGAATGCAGTTCCATGACTGCTTTGTTAAT GGGTGCGATGCATCGATACTCTTGGATGGATCCTCGAGTGAGAAGACTGCACCCCCAAACCTGAGTGTCAGGGGCTACGGCATTATCGACGAAGCTAAGGCTGCATTGGAGAAGGCCTGCCCTGGTGTAGTTTCATGCGCAGATATCATTGTTGTTGCAGCGACAAGGGATGCAGTTGCATTG GATGGAGGGCTGCGGTATGAATTCCCAATGAGGAGGAGAGATGGAAAGGTCTCGCTTGCCAGCAACGTGAATCTCCCGTCTCCTTCAGCAACAGTGACACAGGCGTTCGACGCATTTAAAAGGAAGGGACTCAGTACAGCTGAAATGGTTCTTCTGTTCG GTGGTCATACTGTTGGAGTCACGCATTGTGCATTTGTCATGAATCGCCTTTACAATTTCAAGGGAACAAATGAAGCTGATCCTACCATGAATCCTGCTCTCGTTAAGGAGCTAAAACTTAGATGCCCTGCAAATGGAGCATCAGGGAATAACACAATCAACCTGGATCAGAACAGGTATAGTGCAAACAAAGTGGACAACAGTTATTACAAGCAACTCATGATGAAGAATGGCATTCTTGAAATCGACCAAAAGTTGGCTTTGGACTCTGAAACCAAAAATCTAGTTTCATCGCAAGCTAATGGATCCAACTTCCCAACCCTATTCAACTATGCCTTGGTCGAGATGGGCACCATCCAAGTCCTTACTGGAACACAAGGAGAAATAAGGAAATCCTGCCGAGCTATCAACAAGCGTTAA